A genomic window from Silene latifolia isolate original U9 population chromosome Y, ASM4854445v1, whole genome shotgun sequence includes:
- the LOC141633452 gene encoding 3'(2'),5'-bisphosphate nucleotidase 1-like encodes MSYHKELAAAKKAASLAARLCQGVQKSLLQSDVQSKLDKSPVTVADYGSQAIVSFVLEHELSTDPFSLMAEEDSGDLRKDGAQETLERIKLLVNDTIASDGSYSVPPLSSEDVLAAIDNGRSEGGPTGRHWVLDPIDGTKGFVRGDQYAIALALLDKGNVVLGVLACPNLPLTTIGTQSDQSTTGQTGCLFSAMMGEGTYLQSLDGSSPVQVNVSSVENSEEASFFESFEAAHSLHDLTSSIAKKLGVKAPPVRIDSQAKYGALSRGDGAIYLRFPHAGYREKIWDHAAGSIVITEAGGVVSDAAGNPLDFSKGKYLDLYKGIVATNKKLMPSLLKAIQDSLDEKASSL; translated from the exons ATGTCTTACCACAAAGAGCTCGCTGCTGCGAAGAAAGCTGCTTCTCTTGCTGCCCGTCTTTGCCAG GGAGTACAAAAGTCACTACTTCAATCTGATGTACAGTCGAAACTGGATAAAAGCCCAGTCACGGTTGCTGACTATG GCTCACAAGCTATTGTTAGTTTTGTGCTCGAACACGAGCTTTCGACAGATCCATTTTCTTTAATGGCGGAGGAG GATTCTGGAGATTTGAGGAAAGATGGTGCACAAGAAACTTTGGAGCGTATCAAATTGCTCGTTAATGACACTATTGCTAGTGACGGCTCATATAGTGTTCCACCTTTGTCATCCGAGGATGTGCTTGCTGCAATTGATAATGGCAGGTCTGAAGGTGGCCCTACAGGTCGGCATTGGGTTCTGGATCCTATAGATGGTACAAAAGG GTTTGTAAGAGGGGACCAATATGCAATAGCATTAGCATTGTTAGATAAAGGAAATGTAGTTCTTGGAGTCTTGGCTTGCCCGAATCTTCCTTTGACGACCATTGGCACACAAAGTGATCAGTCAACAACCGGACAAACTGGCTGTCTTTTCTCAGCCATGATGGGTGAAGGAACTTACTTGCAGTCTCTTGATGGTTCTTCACCTGTACAA GTGAATGTTAGTTCAGTTGAAAACTCTGAAGAGGCTTCATTCTTTGAATCATTTGAAGCAGCTCATTCCTTGCACGATCTAACTAGCAGCATAGCAAAG AAACTTGGTGTTAAAGCGCCACCAGTCAGGATTGATAGCCAGGCTAAATACGGTGCTCTGAGCAGAGGAGATGGTGCTATATATCTACGTTTCCCACATGCAGGCTATCGCGAAAAGATTTGGGATCATGCCGCTGGATCCATTGTTATTACCG AAGCCGGAGGTGTTGTAAGTGATGCTGCCGGAAACCCTTTGGATTTCTCTAAAGGAAAATACCTTGATTTGTACAAGGGTATAGTTGCTACCAACAAGAAGCTAATGCCTTCCCTTTTGAAGGCTATTCAGGATTCGCTGGATGAAAAAGCTTCATCATTGTGA